GAAGTTTTATGTTGCGCTTCGGCCTCCGAGGAAGTTACCCTTTGCGCCGAAATCGACCTGACCCGCTCGGAAGAAGTCCGGCGGATATGGCCGTTTCTGAGGGACAGACGGATTGATGCATACGCGGGCCTGGAAAGCCGTTACTTGGATTGATGCAGACTCGGGGGACGGGACAGCCGCAAGCGGCTTGTACCGCGTGCTTTGGGGAGACCATCTGTAAATGAACCTTGTCTTGTGGGGCGTGCTGGCCTACGTTTTGGCGCAGTTGCTTATTGGTGTGCTTGTATCGCGCAGCATGAAGTCCGAATCGGACTATTACCTCGCAGGACGGCGGTTGGGCATGGGCATCAGTACCATGACCATTTTCGCGACGTGGTTTGGTGCCGAAACCTGCATTGGCTCTTCGGGCAGGATCTACAGCGACGGACTCTCGGGAGGACGCGCCGATCCCTTTGGCTACACCCTTTGCATCCTCGGCATGGGTCTGTTTTTCGCTGTCCCGTTCTGGAAAAAGCAGCTTACTACGCTCGGTGACCTCTTCCGAATCCGGTACGCCTCCTGGGTAGAATCGATCGCCGTCATCGTGATTGCGCCCAGTTCGGTGATTTGGGCTGCCGCTCAAATTCGCGCCTTCGGCCACGTCATCTCCGTCTCGTCCACCTTCGGCGACACCATCGCCATCACGGTCGCAGCCGTGGTTGTCATCGTGTACACCACGATGGGTGGAATGCTCGCCGACGCCATTACGGACGTTATACAAGGTGTCGCCCTGATTGTCGGACTCTTCGTGCTGGGCGGCGCAGCCTATTTCGCGGTCGGCGGATTTCACGGAGTCGTGGAAGCGATTGAGCCAAGCCGCTTGACGGTCTTCTCCGGCGGCGACGAATCGATCATGGCGAAATTGGATGGGTGGGCTGTCCCCATTTTCGGTTCTATGCTCGCGCAGGAGTTGATTGCCCGAACCCTGGCCGCCAAATCACCTTCCGTGGCGCGCTACTCGGCATTTGCAGCATCCGGACTGTATTTCTTTGTGGCGTGTGTTCCGCTGCTGCTGGGACTGATTGGACCATCCCTCGTTCCGGGACTGGAAGACTCCGAGCAGTTCCTCCCAACGGTCGCCCAGAAGCTGTTGCCGACCTTCATGTACGTGTTGTTTGCGGGCGCTTTGATATCCGCCATCCTATCCACGGTTGATAGCGCCCTGTTGGCCGCTTCCGCGCTTGTCTCGCACAACCTGATTGTTCCGTTGTTGCCGAACGCGACAGACAAGAAGAAAGTCTTCATCGCGCGCGCAACGGTTGCCTTCTTTGGTCTCATAGCCTATGTCATGGCCTTCAGGGCGGAAGACATCTATGACTTGGTAGAGACGGCATCCGCATTCGGGTC
The sequence above is drawn from the Candidatus Hydrogenedentota bacterium genome and encodes:
- a CDS encoding sodium:solute symporter family protein, which produces MNLVLWGVLAYVLAQLLIGVLVSRSMKSESDYYLAGRRLGMGISTMTIFATWFGAETCIGSSGRIYSDGLSGGRADPFGYTLCILGMGLFFAVPFWKKQLTTLGDLFRIRYASWVESIAVIVIAPSSVIWAAAQIRAFGHVISVSSTFGDTIAITVAAVVVIVYTTMGGMLADAITDVIQGVALIVGLFVLGGAAYFAVGGFHGVVEAIEPSRLTVFSGGDESIMAKLDGWAVPIFGSMLAQELIARTLAAKSPSVARYSAFAASGLYFFVACVPLLLGLIGPSLVPGLEDSEQFLPTVAQKLLPTFMYVLFAGALISAILSTVDSALLAASALVSHNLIVPLLPNATDKKKVFIARATVAFFGLIAYVMAFRAEDIYDLVETASAFGSAGAFVVVVFALFTRFGGSITAVATLIVGCTANGIAEYMLELDYPYLMALAASLVTYCVFGIFDRARVEIPTDEAVTEGAEA